In one window of Impatiens glandulifera unplaced genomic scaffold, dImpGla2.1, whole genome shotgun sequence DNA:
- the LOC124917068 gene encoding uncharacterized protein LOC124917068, with the protein MVDSRPVINQVQEIQVILHEIHAEGMNLRETFQVAAIIEKLPPSWNDFKNYLKHNRKEMNVEELVIRLHIEEENKSATKKYFSQHVAKANVVEHGKDKKKQNCFVKNRNINPKGGISKKFTGKCINCNGMGHRYSDCKKSRRVRETNLTQGLSDMDLCAMISEINLVGSNPREWWVDTGATRHVCSNKEVFLSLEEVKNGEKLFMGNFSTSDIQCEGKVVLRRHPAVIEWYTDVNWILDMKDSKSTSGYVFTLRGAAISWKSSKQTIIARSTMESEYIALEKCGEKVKWLRLFLEDIPIWSKPVLLYPGK; encoded by the exons ATGGTAGATTCAAGACCGGTCATTAAtcaagttcaagagatccaAGTTATTTTGCACGAAATTCATGCTGAGGGCATGAATTTGAGAGAAACTTTCCAAGTGGCGGCTATTATTGAGAAGTTGCCACCGTCTTGGAATGATTTCAAGAACTACCTTAAGCACAACAGAAAGGAGATGAACGTAGAAGAATTGGTGATTCGTCTACAcattgaagaggaaaataaaagcgCCACAAAGAAATACTTTAGTCAACATGTGGCTAAAGCAAATGTGGTTGAGCATGGtaaagacaagaagaaacaAAATTGTTTTGTCAAAAACCGGAACATTAATCCTAAAGGAGGAATTTCTAAGAAGTTCACGGGCAAGTGTATCAATTGCAATGGCATGGGCCATAGATATTCTGATTGCAAGAAGTCGAGAAGAGTTCGAGAGACTAACTTGACTCAAGGATTATCGGACATGGATCTATGTGCGATGATATCTGAGATTAACTTGGTGGGGTCTAATCCACGAGAGTGGTGGGTTGACACAGGAGCTACAAGGCATGTTTGCTCCAACAAAGAAGTATTTTTAAGCCtcgaagaagtgaagaatggtgAAAAGTTGTTCATGGGGAATTTTTCCACTTCTGACATACAATGTGAAGGAAAAGTGGTGTTAAG GAGACATCCTGCTGTTATCGAATGGTACACTGATGTTAATTGGATTTTAGATATGAAAGACTCTAAGTCAACAAGTGGATATGTATTTACACTTAGAGGTGCAGCTATATcttggaaatcttctaaacaaACTATTATTGCTAGATCCACGATGGAATCTGAATATATAGCTCTTGAAAAATGTGGTGAAAAAGTTAAATGGCTACGtctattcttagaagatattccaatatgGTCTAAGCCT GTTTTGTTGTACCCTGGGAAGtag